The Brassica napus cultivar Da-Ae chromosome C7, Da-Ae, whole genome shotgun sequence genome has a segment encoding these proteins:
- the LOC106354917 gene encoding glutathione S-transferase T2-like: protein MDSRNPYSQYSSYVGLLNSQRENVVNENFPYEIFPSSVNIEASEIPPFSSQQSEAPALPEDTPAERRERKKWTPTDDKVLISAWLNTSKDVVVGNEQKSGTFWKRVGEYYAASLHARQGGEKREHVHCKQRWHKINDLTNKFCGAFAAAERQITSRQNDNDVLKVAHDIFYSDHTMKFTLEHAWCVLRYEQKWLSLNTPKATASSKRKTSEAGSQSPSTNVGDHEMRPEGIKAAKARRNNAKGKALEEFKSMWELKMEDLAMKEKLSKLTILDTLLAKKEPLSETEEVVKNKLRA, encoded by the coding sequence ATGGATTCAAGGAATCCATATAGCCAGTATTCTAGTTATGTAGGGCTTCTTAACAGTCAACGAGAAAATGTAGtgaatgaaaactttccttatgaaATTTTTCCTTCTAGTGTAAACATTGAAGCCTCAGAAATCCCTCCTTTCAGTTCCCAACAATCTGAGGCTCCAGCTCTACCTGAAGACACACCCGCGGAGCGTCGGGAGAGAAAGAAATGGACCCCAACTGATGACAAGGTTCTAATCAGTGCCTGGCTAAACACATCTAAGGATGTTGTTGTTGGAAATGAACAAAAGTCAGGCACCTTCTGGAAACGAGTAGGAGAATACTACGCAGCAAGTCTTCATGCTAGACAGGGTGGTGAGAAGAGAGAGCATGTCCattgtaagcagaggtggcatAAGATCAATGACCTAACGAACAAGTTCTGTGGAGCATTCGCTGCTGCAGAGAGACAAATCACCAGCAGACAGAATGACAACGACGTTCTAAAGGTGGCTCATGACATCTTCTACTCCGACCACACCATGAAGTTTACCCTTGAGCATGCGTGGTGTGTGTTGAGGTATGAACAGAAATGGTTAAGCCTGAACACTCCTAAAGCTACTGCCAGTTCTAAGAGAAAAACAAGTGAGGCCGGTTCACAATCTCCAAGCACCAATGTTGGTGACCATGAGATGCGGCCCGAAGGTATCAAGGCTGCAAAAGCAAGAAGGAATAATGCTAAAGGGAAGGCTCTTGAGGAGTTTAAGAGCATGTGGGAGCTCAAGATGGAAGATTTGGCGATGAAGGAGAAACTATCCAAGCTCACCATACTTGACACTCTCCTTGCTAAAAAGGAACCACTTAGTGAGACTGAAGAAGTTGTCAAGAATAAACTCCGTGCCTAG
- the LOC125589985 gene encoding uncharacterized tRNA/rRNA methyltransferase MSMEG_6073/MSMEI_5913-like, producing MYCNLTRTQGFPMAIRVSLQQTKGKRCFLLSKSYVNPKGSAFADVSTGFSRGNLIVSSRLKAIDIGMLRKLESVRDYSSFGSQRFGKRSGTSSRGRSGLVSKAYREKTSDGNGRGDSIWVKSDEKPVEERRANGSSSWENKRDGRGRNDRRSRFGEARKRHSFRGTRDDRDGESEKASANSIWVANDRPVKEQLPRANRSSWEKRDDYAQEDDRVETEQIEEEPNDARWPEIKNRFNRYDVRRDEGRGGNAAYQNWNRQESWGRKTWQEATESSVPRMVGEVVYGVSPVLAALSAGRRELYALYVQEGLDLSSNNKKKKDKKGFERVLKLSEKIGLDIKETSKHDLNMVADNRPHQGLVLDASPLELVKVKELDKVSSEEEESYSLWVALDEVTDPQNLGAIIRSAYFFGATGVVVCAKNSAPLSAVVSKASAGSLEVMELRYCKNMMQFLEASAENGWRVVGGSVSSKAVALNGVLPGRPTILVLGNEGTGLRPLVERSCTDLVRISGNMASDVAASTESEDGEVEGLRSFLAVESLNVSVAAGLFLHHLIGNKASV from the coding sequence atgtattgtaACTTGACAAGAACCCAAGGGTTTCCAATGGCGATTAGGGTTTCCTTACAACAAACCAAAGGTAAAAGGTGTTTCCTCCTCTCAAAGTCTTACGTAAACCCCAAAGGAAGCGCCTTTGCAGATGTCTCGACTGGGTTTAGCCGAGGTAATCTTATAGTTAGTTCTCGACTTAAAGCCATAGATATTGGAATGTTAAGGAAGCTTGAAAGCGTCAGAGACTATTCGAGCTTTGGTTCTCAGAGATTTGGCAAACGAAGTGGTACTAGTAGTAGAGGAAGATCTGGATTAGTATCAAAAGCTTATAGAGAGAAGACAAGTGACGGAAACGGCCGTGGAGATTCCATTTGGGTAAAGTCTGATGAGAAGCCAGTGGAAGAGAGGAGAGCTAATGGATCATCATCTTGGGAGAATAAACGAGATGGCAGAGGTAGAAACGACAGGAGAAGTAGATTTGGTGAAGCAAGAAAGCGACATTCTTTTCGTGGTACAAGGGATGACAGAGACGGAGAAAGCGAGAAAGCTAGTGCAAATTCAATTTGGGTTGCTAATGACAGACCGGTTAAAGAGCAGTTGCCTAGAGCTAACCGTTCTTCTTGGGAGAAACGAGATGATTATGCTCAAGAAGATGATAGAGTTGAAACCGAGCAGATTGAAGAAGAACCAAATGATGCTAGGTGGCCTGAGATCAAGAATAGGTTCAATAGGTATGATGTAAGAAGAGATGAAGGGCGCGGCGGCAATGCAGCGTATCAAAACTGGAACAGGCAAGAGAGCTGGGGAAGGAAGACGTGGCAAGAAGCGACCGAGTCAAGCGTGCCTAGGATGGTTGGCGAAGTGGTTTATGGAGTGAGTCCAGTGTTAGCTGCGCTCTCTGCCGGGAGACGAGAGTTATACGCTCTGTACGTTCAAGAAGGTTTGGATCTGAGTAGCaacaataagaagaagaaagacaagaaaggttTTGAGAGAGTCTTGAAACTCTCCGAGAAGATTGGGTTAGATATTAAGGAAACTTCCAAGCATGATCTCAACATGGTTGCTGATAACAGACCTCATCAAGGGCTGGTGCTGGATGCTTCACCGTTGGAGCTGGTGAAAGTGAAAGAGCTAGATAAGGTTTCgtcagaggaagaagagagctACTCTCTTTGGGTAGCTTTAGATGAGGTCACTGATCCTCAGAACCTAGGCGCGATCATAAGATCTGCTTACTTTTTTGGAGCCACTGGTGTTGTGGTGTGCGCTAAAAACTCAGCTCCGTTGAGTGCGGTGGTGAGTAAAGCAAGTGCTGGATCGCTTGAAGTGATGGAGCTTAGATACTGCAAGAACATGATGCAGTTCTTGGAAGCTTCTGCTGAGAACGGTTGGCGTGTGGTTGGTGGTTCGGTTTCTTCCAAGGCTGTTGCTTTGAACGGGGTTTTGCCCGGTAGGCCGACGATTCTTGTGTTGGGGAATGAAGGGACTGGTTTAAGGCCGTTGGTGGAGAGATCATGCACTGATTTAGTTCGGATTAGTGGTAATATGGCTAGCGATGTTGCAGCTAGTACAGAGTCTGAAGATGGGGAAGTGGAAGGATTGAGATCTTTCTTAGCTGTGGAGAGTTTGAACGTGAGTGTTGCAGCTGGTTTGTTTCTTCATCACTTGATAGGAAACAAAGCAAGTGTTTGA
- the LOC106354918 gene encoding factor of DNA methylation 5-like, giving the protein MDNSSCESEESESEESDYSEKPYKQLRDGEMKVKLKEETFKCPFCPEKKKQRYKELLVAKSTTRNCKQKANHLALSKYLHKELAGDAEPVISLSKQNQAAVVNDDMYVWPWMGIFISLLRGNDDDKSLLLDSAYWLRKLARFNPLEVKTLWVEEDSAVAVIPRFNGGMDGFKSATELEKEFDVKRCGREDWRGDWRRFKFKTYGWCARADDYNSQGSIAEYLSTVGRLRSFSDISKEELQKSDNVAYDLDDKIYMMDEDYNQVQFKYKVETISPQRLLMEKHTMDQTYKQGLCY; this is encoded by the coding sequence ATGGATAATAGCAGTTGTGAGTCAGAGGAGAGTGAGTCAGAGGAGAGTGACTACTCTGAGAAGCCTTACAAGCAATTGAGGGACGGGGAGATGAAAGTTAAGCTAAAGGAGGAGACTTTCAAGTGCCCTTTTTGCcctgagaagaagaagcaacgCTACAAGGAGCTGCTTGTCGCCAAATCCACCACTAGAAATTGTAAACAAAAAGCTAATCACTTGGCCTTGTCAAAGTACCTCCACAAGGAGCTCGCTGGTGATGCTGAGCCAGTGATTAGCTTGTCCAAGCAGAACCAAGCTGCTGTTGTGAATGACGACATGTATGTGTGGCCTTGGATGGGGATTTTCATCAGCCTACTGAGAGGAAACGATGACGACAAGAGTTTGCTTCTTGATTCGGCGTATTGGTTGAGGAAGCTTGCGAGGTTCAACCCTCTTGAGGTGAAGACCCTTTGGGTTGAGGAGGATTCGGCAGTTGCTGTGATTCCTAGGTTTAACGGTGGTATGGATGGGTTCAAGAGCGCCACAGAGCTTGAGAAGGAGTTTGATGTCAAGCGGTGCGGCAGGGAGGACTGGAGAGGAGACTGGAGGAGGTTCAAGTTCAAGACTTATGGCTGGTGCGCACGTGCAGATGATTACAACTCTCAAGGGTCTATAGCTGAGTACCTGTCAACGGTAGGGAGACTGAGAAGCTTCTCTGATATCTCCAAAGAGGAATTGCAGAAATCGGATAATGTTGCGTACGATCTAGatgataaaatttatatgatgGATGAGGATTATAACCAGGTCCAGTTCAAGTACAAAGTGGAGACCATCTCTCCGCAGAGGCTTCTCATGGAAAAACACACGATGGACCAAACTTATAAACAAGGTTTGTGTTACTGA